The Heyndrickxia acidicola sequence TAAATGCCATCTCCTCTCGCGATTCCCATAGGGTAACGAACAATAACTCCGCCAAAACGTTCCTCAGCTGGTACCGTCCATTTTGGATATTTCCATTCTGGCTCTAGACGTGTAAGATCCATTGGAATGACCAACTGAATGACGTCCGGTGACGTATCTATTACAAGCATGGAGTCACTTCCTGCAGTTCCAACACCTTTTAAGTCAGGGACACGGTTGATTTTGGAGAACCAGTTATATTCCTTTACGACTTGCATAATAGAACGGGCATCATAATCGCTGTATCGACGGTTCATTTCCTCGTATTGGTCAGCTGGTACCGCCAAAATCAGGTCACCTGATGAAGCATGTCCAGGTAATACAGCTACCTTTTTACGAAGTTTGCGGATATCCTCAACAATCTCCGTACTTGTTTTTTGATTCCACTTTGTTTGGCCACTTGCTCCAGCATCAACAGCTTCAACTTGAATACCTACTGTATTTACAACGCCCTTGATGTTGTAATTAGGCTCCCCAATCCAAGCGATGGCATTTTCTTTTTCTGCAGCTGCCCGTCTAGCAACATCTGCTTTTGTAGCATCAACTGATTTTAAAATGGTGCCCGGCATTTGAGCAGCACGCATTTCTTGAATGCTATAAGTGAAGCCCACTGCGATCGTATAGATACGTGCGAACTCGCGGCGGAAGTCAGCATCTACTAGTGGTAGATCATCAGCAGCATTACCCATGATTTTGGCCACGCCTGTTCTTGTCATGACGTTATAAGCATGTGTTTCAGCACCTGGATGGATATCTGATTTAATTTCAAAAACGCTTCGAGCAGTTAGCTCCTCATATTTTGGCTCATATAACCTGTTATCAATAGCTTCCAGGTCGAGCGCTCTAAACATTACTCTTTCTTCTGCCACGATTGTCTTCCCCCTCTATCCTTATGGTAAGTTAATTTCTAATTCTGCTAGATTTCCTGCAGCTGCAGATGATTTAAATGA is a genomic window containing:
- a CDS encoding DUF2184 domain-containing protein → MAEERVMFRALDLEAIDNRLYEPKYEELTARSVFEIKSDIHPGAETHAYNVMTRTGVAKIMGNAADDLPLVDADFRREFARIYTIAVGFTYSIQEMRAAQMPGTILKSVDATKADVARRAAAEKENAIAWIGEPNYNIKGVVNTVGIQVEAVDAGASGQTKWNQKTSTEIVEDIRKLRKKVAVLPGHASSGDLILAVPADQYEEMNRRYSDYDARSIMQVVKEYNWFSKINRVPDLKGVGTAGSDSMLVIDTSPDVIQLVIPMDLTRLEPEWKYPKWTVPAEERFGGVIVRYPMGIARGDGI